A window of the Streptomyces griseochromogenes genome harbors these coding sequences:
- the tesB gene encoding acyl-CoA thioesterase II, with protein MSQALQDLLDLLDLEQIEEDIFRGRSRSAVVPRVFGGQVAAQALVAAGRTVPADRPAHSLHAYFLRPGDPGAPIVYSVDRIRDGRSFTTRRVVAVQHGKPIFHLSASFQTYEEGLEHQAPMPPAPDPATLPTSHERLRGYDHLAPEVVERFLEAREAIDLRYVDEPPYGQFGEPREPHSQVWFRTNGKLNDDPLLHVVLATYVSDMTLLDSVLLAHGRGGWAVGDVVGASLDHAMWFHRPFRADEWLLYDQESPSAHGGRGLGQARIYTQDGRLAITVIQEGVVRVPR; from the coding sequence ATGAGTCAGGCACTTCAGGACCTCCTCGATCTGCTCGACCTCGAGCAGATCGAGGAGGACATCTTCCGCGGCCGGTCCCGCTCCGCCGTCGTCCCGCGCGTCTTCGGCGGGCAGGTCGCGGCGCAGGCGCTGGTCGCCGCCGGGCGGACGGTCCCCGCGGACCGGCCCGCCCACTCCCTGCACGCGTACTTCCTGCGTCCGGGCGACCCCGGCGCGCCGATCGTCTACAGCGTCGACCGCATCCGCGACGGCCGGTCGTTCACCACCCGCCGCGTGGTCGCCGTCCAGCACGGCAAGCCGATCTTCCACCTCTCGGCGTCCTTCCAGACGTACGAGGAGGGCCTGGAGCACCAGGCCCCGATGCCGCCCGCGCCCGACCCGGCGACCCTGCCCACCTCCCACGAGCGGCTGCGCGGCTACGACCACCTCGCCCCCGAGGTCGTCGAGCGGTTCCTGGAGGCCCGCGAGGCGATCGATCTGCGCTACGTGGACGAGCCGCCGTACGGGCAGTTCGGCGAGCCGCGCGAGCCGCACAGCCAGGTGTGGTTCCGCACCAACGGCAAGCTGAACGACGACCCCCTGCTGCACGTCGTCCTCGCCACCTACGTCTCCGACATGACCCTCCTCGACTCCGTGCTGCTCGCGCACGGGCGCGGCGGCTGGGCCGTGGGGGACGTCGTGGGGGCGTCGCTGGACCACGCGATGTGGTTCCACCGGCCCTTCCGTGCCGACGAGTGGCTGCTGTACGACCAGGAGTCGCCCTCCGCGCACGGCGGCCGCGGCCTCGGCCAGGCCCGCATATACACCCAGGACGGCAGACTGGCCATCACGGTCATCCAGGAGGGTGTCGTCCGGGTGCCGCGCTGA
- a CDS encoding phosphatase — protein sequence MPIPGTPSRAQLVDHLVRTRIAGDVATPRENNLSHYRKLANGDRHYWFGLELGDRWSDEQDVLAVMAERVGVNDDPEYRYGQDTIDPELTVDALERLARRLRKAADGRQRVLFATGHPGGLLDVHRATAAALRAAGCEIVVIPDGLQTDEGYVMQFADVAVLEHGATLWHTHSGEPMRAILTGLERAGRALPDLVVADHGWAGYAAQHGLDSVGYADCNDPALFLAESEGTLQVAVPLDDHVISPRYYDPMTAYLLSAAELD from the coding sequence ATGCCGATACCCGGGACACCCAGCCGCGCCCAGCTCGTCGACCACCTGGTGCGGACCCGTATCGCGGGGGACGTCGCCACGCCCCGCGAGAACAACCTCTCCCACTACCGCAAGCTGGCCAACGGCGACCGCCACTACTGGTTCGGTCTGGAACTGGGCGATCGCTGGTCGGACGAGCAGGACGTGCTCGCGGTCATGGCCGAACGGGTGGGTGTCAACGACGATCCCGAGTACCGGTACGGGCAGGACACCATCGACCCCGAGCTGACCGTCGACGCGCTGGAGCGCCTCGCGCGCCGGCTGCGCAAGGCGGCCGACGGCCGCCAGCGGGTGCTGTTCGCGACCGGGCACCCGGGCGGCCTGCTGGATGTGCACCGGGCCACGGCCGCGGCGCTGCGCGCCGCCGGCTGCGAGATCGTCGTCATCCCGGACGGACTGCAGACGGACGAGGGGTACGTCATGCAGTTCGCGGACGTGGCCGTGCTGGAACACGGCGCGACGCTCTGGCACACCCACTCCGGCGAACCGATGCGGGCGATTCTGACCGGACTTGAGCGCGCGGGGCGTGCGCTGCCGGACCTGGTGGTCGCCGACCACGGCTGGGCCGGATACGCCGCACAGCACGGCCTCGACTCCGTCGGGTACGCCGACTGCAACGACCCGGCGCTGTTCCTCGCCGAGTCCGAGGGCACCCTCCAGGTGGCGGTGCCACTCGACGATCATGTGATCAGCCCGCGTTACTACGACCCCATGACGGCGTATCTGCTGAGCGCGGCGGAACTGGACTGA
- a CDS encoding carboxyl transferase domain-containing protein → MHEAPELTSAADPASEAWRANERAHLALNEELRAKLAVAALGGGEKARARHTARGKLLPRDRVDTLLDPGSPFLELAPLAADGMYDGQAPAAGVIAGIGRVSGRECVIVANDATVKGGTYYPMTVKKHLRAQEVALDNRLPCVYLVDSGGAFLPMQDEVFPDRDHFGRIFYNQARMSGAGIPQIAAVLGSCTAGGAYVPAMSDEAVIVRNQGTIFLGGPPLVKAATGEVVTAEELGGGEVHSRISGVTDHLAEDDAHALRIVRNIVATLPARQSPPWEVTPVAEPKVDPYGLYGAVPVDSRTPYDVREIIARVADGSRFAEFKAEFGQTLITGFARIHGHPVGIVANNGILFSESAQKGAHFIELCDQRGIPLVFLQNISGFMVGKDYEAGGIAKHGAKMVTAVACTRVPKLTVVVGGSYGAGNYSMCGRAYSPRFLWMWPNAKISVMGGEQAASVLATVKRDQLEARGEDWPAEEEEAFKAPVRAQYERQGNAYYATARLWDDGVIDPLDTRQVLGLALTACANAPLGDPQFGVFRM, encoded by the coding sequence ATGCACGAGGCACCGGAGCTGACGAGCGCGGCCGATCCCGCGTCGGAGGCCTGGCGGGCCAATGAACGAGCCCACCTCGCACTCAACGAGGAACTGCGCGCCAAGCTGGCCGTGGCCGCCCTCGGCGGCGGTGAGAAGGCGCGGGCCCGGCACACGGCGCGCGGCAAGCTGCTGCCGAGAGACAGGGTGGACACGCTGCTCGACCCCGGGTCGCCGTTCCTGGAGCTGGCTCCCCTCGCGGCCGACGGGATGTACGACGGGCAGGCCCCGGCCGCCGGCGTGATCGCCGGGATCGGGCGGGTCAGCGGCCGCGAGTGCGTGATCGTCGCCAACGACGCCACCGTCAAGGGCGGCACGTACTACCCGATGACGGTGAAGAAGCACCTGCGCGCGCAGGAGGTGGCCCTGGACAACCGGCTGCCGTGCGTCTACCTCGTGGACTCCGGCGGGGCCTTCCTGCCGATGCAGGACGAGGTCTTCCCCGACCGTGACCACTTCGGGCGGATCTTCTACAATCAGGCCCGGATGTCCGGCGCCGGGATTCCACAGATCGCGGCCGTCCTCGGGTCGTGCACGGCCGGCGGCGCGTACGTCCCGGCGATGAGCGACGAGGCCGTGATCGTCCGCAATCAGGGCACGATCTTCCTGGGCGGCCCGCCCCTGGTGAAGGCGGCGACCGGCGAGGTCGTCACCGCCGAGGAGCTGGGCGGCGGCGAGGTCCACTCCCGGATCTCCGGCGTCACCGACCACCTCGCCGAGGACGACGCGCACGCCCTGAGGATCGTGCGGAACATCGTGGCCACGCTGCCCGCCCGGCAGTCCCCGCCCTGGGAGGTCACGCCGGTCGCGGAGCCGAAGGTGGACCCGTACGGGCTCTACGGCGCCGTCCCCGTGGACTCCCGCACCCCCTACGACGTCCGCGAGATCATCGCGCGCGTGGCGGACGGCTCGCGTTTCGCCGAGTTCAAGGCCGAGTTCGGGCAGACGCTGATCACCGGCTTCGCCCGGATCCACGGCCACCCGGTCGGGATCGTCGCCAACAACGGCATCCTCTTCTCCGAGTCCGCCCAGAAGGGCGCCCACTTCATCGAGCTGTGCGACCAGCGCGGCATCCCGCTGGTGTTCCTGCAGAACATCTCCGGGTTCATGGTCGGCAAGGACTACGAGGCGGGTGGCATCGCCAAGCACGGCGCCAAGATGGTGACGGCCGTGGCATGCACCCGGGTGCCCAAGCTGACCGTCGTCGTCGGCGGCTCGTACGGCGCGGGCAACTACTCGATGTGCGGCCGGGCCTACTCCCCCCGCTTCCTGTGGATGTGGCCCAACGCCAAGATCTCGGTCATGGGCGGTGAGCAGGCCGCCTCCGTCCTCGCGACCGTCAAGCGCGACCAGCTGGAGGCGCGCGGCGAGGACTGGCCGGCCGAGGAGGAAGAGGCCTTCAAGGCGCCGGTCCGCGCGCAGTACGAGCGCCAGGGCAACGCCTACTACGCCACCGCCCGCCTCTGGGACGACGGCGTGATCGACCCGCTGGACACCCGTCAGGTGCTGGGACTCGCCCTGACGGCCTGCGCCAACGCGCCACTGGGAGACCCCCAGTTCGGCGTCTTCCGGATGTGA
- the speB gene encoding agmatinase, which produces MSSNETPRGPVDSSRIPRYAGPATFARLPRLDEVGTADVAVVGVPFDSGVSYRPGARFGGNAIREASRLLRPYNPAQDASPFALAQVADGGDIAVNPFNINEAVDTIEAAADELLGTGARLMTLGGDHTIALPLLRSVAKKHGPVALLHFDAHLDTWDTYFGAEYTHGTPFRRAVEEGILDTSALSHVGTRGPLYGKQDLTDDEKMGFGIVTSADIYRRGADEVADQLRQRIGDRPLYISIDIDCLDPAHAPGTGTPEAGGMTSRELLEILRGLASCNLVSADVVEVAPAYDHAEITSVAASHTAYELTTIMSRQIAAARKDA; this is translated from the coding sequence ATGAGCAGCAACGAGACGCCCCGCGGCCCCGTCGACTCCTCCCGCATCCCGCGGTACGCCGGACCCGCGACCTTCGCCCGGCTGCCCCGCCTCGACGAGGTCGGCACCGCCGACGTCGCCGTGGTCGGCGTGCCGTTCGACTCCGGTGTCTCGTACCGGCCGGGCGCCCGCTTCGGCGGCAACGCCATCCGCGAGGCGTCCCGGCTCCTGCGCCCCTACAACCCGGCGCAGGACGCGTCGCCGTTCGCGCTGGCGCAGGTCGCCGACGGCGGCGACATCGCCGTGAACCCGTTCAACATCAACGAGGCCGTGGACACCATCGAGGCGGCCGCGGACGAGCTGCTCGGCACCGGCGCCCGCCTGATGACCCTGGGCGGTGACCACACCATCGCCCTGCCCCTTCTGAGGTCCGTGGCGAAGAAGCACGGCCCGGTGGCCCTGCTCCACTTCGACGCCCACCTGGACACCTGGGACACCTACTTCGGCGCCGAGTACACGCACGGCACCCCGTTCCGCCGCGCGGTCGAGGAGGGCATCCTCGACACCTCCGCCCTCTCCCACGTCGGCACCCGAGGCCCGCTGTACGGCAAGCAGGACCTCACGGACGACGAGAAGATGGGCTTCGGCATCGTCACCTCCGCGGACATCTACCGCCGCGGCGCCGACGAGGTCGCCGACCAGCTGCGCCAGCGTATCGGCGACCGCCCGCTGTACATCTCCATCGACATCGACTGCCTCGACCCGGCCCACGCGCCCGGCACCGGCACGCCGGAGGCGGGCGGCATGACCTCCCGCGAGCTGCTGGAGATCCTGCGCGGGCTGGCATCGTGCAACCTGGTGTCGGCGGACGTGGTCGAGGTCGCCCCGGCGTACGACCACGCCGAGATCACCTCGGTCGCCGCCTCGCACACGGCCTACGAACTGACCACCATCATGAGCCGCCAGATCGCGGCGGCCCGGAAGGACGCGTAA
- a CDS encoding sodium:solute symporter encodes MAVDYTVIVVYLAGMLAMGWWGMRRARSKSEFLVAGRRLGPAMYSGTMAAIVLGGASTIGGVGLGYRYGLSGAWMVFTIGLGLLALSVFFSARIARLKVYTVSEMLDLRYGDTRAARSASVEGGGGRRVGRAGLISGVVMWAYTLMLAVTSTIAYATIFDVLFDMNRTVAIVLGGAIVVAYSTLGGMWSITLTDMVQFVVKTIGVLLLLLPIAVVKAGGFSEMRAKLPTSYFDPLGIGGETIFTYVLIYTFGMLIGQDIWQRVFTARSDRTAKWGGTGAGTYCLVYALAGAVIGTAAKVLYPKLGSPDDAFATIVKDELPVGVRGLVLAAALAAVMSTSSGALIACATVANNDIWSRLRGVVRRGGEEHDEVKGNRVFILIMGVAVIGTAIALNNVVEALTVAYNLLVGGLLVPILGGLLWKRGTVQGALASVLVGGLAVIGLMAGYGILANEPVYYGLLASLAAYAVVSLATRPTDEAVLTVWRERLAGRSPELESEPVPAHQ; translated from the coding sequence ATGGCCGTCGACTACACGGTGATCGTCGTCTATCTGGCCGGCATGCTGGCCATGGGCTGGTGGGGCATGCGCCGCGCCAGGTCGAAGAGCGAGTTCCTGGTGGCCGGCCGTCGCCTCGGGCCCGCCATGTACTCCGGCACGATGGCGGCGATCGTCCTCGGCGGCGCCTCCACCATCGGCGGCGTGGGGCTCGGATACCGGTACGGCCTCTCCGGCGCCTGGATGGTCTTCACCATCGGCCTCGGCCTGCTGGCCCTGTCGGTCTTCTTCTCGGCCCGCATCGCCCGCCTGAAGGTCTACACGGTCTCCGAGATGCTGGACCTGCGCTACGGAGACACGAGGGCGGCGCGCAGCGCCTCGGTTGAGGGTGGTGGTGGGAGACGGGTGGGCAGGGCCGGCCTGATCTCGGGCGTGGTCATGTGGGCGTACACCCTCATGCTGGCGGTCACCTCGACCATCGCCTACGCAACGATCTTCGACGTCCTCTTCGACATGAACCGCACCGTCGCGATCGTCCTCGGCGGCGCGATCGTCGTCGCCTACTCGACCCTCGGCGGCATGTGGTCCATCACGCTCACCGACATGGTGCAGTTCGTGGTCAAGACGATCGGTGTGCTGCTCCTCCTGCTGCCCATCGCGGTCGTCAAGGCGGGCGGCTTCTCCGAGATGAGGGCCAAGCTGCCGACCTCGTACTTCGACCCGCTGGGCATCGGCGGCGAGACGATCTTCACCTACGTGCTGATCTACACCTTCGGCATGCTGATCGGCCAGGACATCTGGCAGCGCGTGTTCACCGCCCGCAGCGACAGGACCGCCAAGTGGGGCGGCACGGGGGCCGGGACCTACTGTCTGGTCTACGCCCTCGCCGGCGCCGTCATCGGCACCGCGGCCAAGGTCCTCTACCCGAAGCTCGGCAGTCCCGACGACGCCTTCGCCACCATCGTCAAGGACGAACTGCCCGTCGGCGTGCGCGGCCTGGTGCTGGCCGCCGCCCTGGCCGCCGTGATGTCCACCTCCTCCGGCGCCCTGATCGCCTGTGCCACGGTCGCCAACAACGACATCTGGTCCCGGCTGCGGGGCGTGGTGCGCCGGGGCGGCGAGGAGCACGACGAGGTGAAGGGCAACCGCGTCTTCATCCTGATCATGGGCGTCGCGGTGATCGGCACGGCGATCGCGCTGAACAACGTGGTCGAGGCCCTGACCGTCGCCTACAACCTCCTCGTCGGCGGCCTGCTCGTGCCCATCCTCGGCGGGCTGCTGTGGAAGCGCGGCACCGTGCAGGGCGCCCTCGCCTCCGTGCTGGTCGGCGGCCTCGCCGTGATCGGCCTGATGGCGGGCTACGGCATCCTCGCCAACGAGCCGGTCTACTACGGCCTGCTCGCCTCCCTCGCCGCCTATGCGGTCGTCTCCCTGGCGACCAGGCCCACCGACGAGGCCGTCCTCACCGTGTGGCGCGAGCGCCTCGCGGGACGGTCCCCCGAACTCGAGTCCGAACCGGTCCCGGCTCACCAGTAG
- a CDS encoding acyl-CoA dehydrogenase family protein: MRRTLFNEDHEAFRETIRAFIEAEVVPVYDEWFAAGQAPREFYYKLAELGVFGIKVDEEYGGAGIDSYKFEAVLYEETARAGVQFGGSGVHVLLGLPYIKLLATDEQKKRYLPKFVSAEEMWAIAMTEPGTGSDLAGMKTTAKLSEDGTHYVLNGAKTFITGGVHADRMIVCARTAAPTAEDRRHGISLFVVDTKAEGYSVGRKLDKLGLKTSDTAELAFVDVKVPVEDLLGEENKGFYYLGHNLASERWGIAFGAYAQAKAAIRFAKDYVKERTVFGQPVAAFQNTKFELAACQAEVDAAEAVVDRATEALDAGELTPAEAASAKLFATEVAHRVIDRCLQLHGGYGFMNEYPIARLYADNRVNRIYGGTSEIMKSIIAKDMGL, from the coding sequence GTGCGCCGCACGCTGTTCAACGAGGATCACGAGGCGTTCCGGGAGACCATCCGCGCCTTCATCGAGGCCGAGGTCGTGCCCGTCTACGACGAGTGGTTCGCCGCCGGTCAGGCCCCCCGCGAGTTCTACTACAAGCTCGCCGAGCTGGGCGTCTTCGGCATCAAGGTCGACGAGGAGTACGGCGGCGCCGGCATCGACTCCTACAAGTTCGAGGCCGTCCTCTACGAGGAGACGGCCCGCGCGGGCGTCCAGTTCGGCGGCTCCGGCGTGCACGTGCTGCTCGGCCTGCCCTACATCAAGCTGCTCGCCACCGACGAGCAGAAGAAGCGCTACCTGCCGAAGTTCGTCTCCGCCGAGGAGATGTGGGCCATCGCGATGACCGAGCCGGGCACCGGCTCCGACCTCGCGGGCATGAAGACCACCGCCAAGCTCTCCGAGGACGGCACGCACTACGTCCTCAACGGCGCCAAGACCTTCATCACCGGCGGTGTGCACGCCGACCGCATGATCGTCTGCGCCCGCACCGCCGCGCCCACCGCCGAGGACCGCCGCCACGGCATCTCGCTCTTCGTGGTGGACACCAAGGCCGAGGGCTACTCGGTCGGCCGCAAGCTCGACAAGCTCGGCCTGAAGACCTCCGACACCGCCGAGTTGGCGTTCGTCGACGTCAAGGTGCCCGTCGAGGACCTCCTCGGCGAGGAGAACAAGGGCTTCTACTACCTCGGCCACAACCTGGCCTCCGAGCGCTGGGGCATCGCCTTCGGCGCGTACGCGCAGGCCAAGGCCGCCATCCGGTTCGCCAAGGACTACGTCAAGGAGCGCACCGTCTTCGGCCAGCCCGTCGCCGCGTTCCAGAACACCAAGTTCGAGCTGGCCGCCTGCCAGGCCGAGGTGGACGCGGCCGAGGCCGTCGTCGACCGCGCCACGGAGGCCCTCGACGCCGGTGAGCTGACCCCCGCCGAGGCCGCCAGCGCCAAGCTGTTCGCCACCGAGGTCGCGCACCGCGTGATCGACCGCTGCCTGCAGCTGCACGGCGGCTACGGCTTCATGAACGAGTACCCGATCGCCCGCCTGTACGCGGACAACCGTGTCAACCGCATCTACGGCGGCACCAGCGAGATCATGAAGTCGATCATCGCCAAGGACATGGGCCTGTAA
- a CDS encoding PucR family transcriptional regulator, with amino-acid sequence MPETVAPAVPPTPPVPLSALLAREDLALRQIAGPSDPDTVIHWAHTSEMADPYPYLLGGELLLTAGVHVPEATGSDGGAPGHGEDSRLGDYFDDYVSRIVAAGGAALGFGLAPVHDTVPRALVAACDAYGLPLLEVPPQTTFSGVARAVWQLMAQARLAELRRVTEAQQSLAAAASRPDPVPSVLRRLAQRLSGNAALYGPDGTVIAAAGREPSEQVKEALSGLTAVVRPPGRTSSTPDQDPDGAPRHAPSSATDTLADTHLAAYALGSGDGFVLGVASTGREPGDHTIASVAAVLLSLLTGEHHSGAGAARSSALVRLLLGSPPEEVAPLVGKGPWLVVHARPEAQPPDALAAAALGAALGSPLVDLARDVVRVLVAAGREPAPQPGWTLGVSAAVGPREWPAADTQAARALARARATRTALARHGARPGLEDLVPPADARAHARALLAPLADRPALADTLRTWLSLHGSWDRTAVALEVHRNTVRQRIARCGALLDADLDDPDVRMELWFALRHH; translated from the coding sequence ATGCCGGAGACGGTCGCCCCAGCAGTCCCACCGACCCCACCGGTCCCGCTGTCGGCCCTGCTGGCCCGGGAGGACCTGGCCCTGCGGCAGATCGCGGGCCCCTCGGACCCGGACACGGTGATCCACTGGGCGCACACCTCGGAGATGGCCGACCCGTACCCGTACCTGCTGGGCGGCGAGCTGCTGCTGACCGCCGGAGTGCACGTCCCGGAGGCGACGGGCTCGGACGGTGGCGCCCCCGGTCATGGGGAGGATTCGAGACTGGGGGACTACTTCGACGACTACGTCTCCCGGATCGTGGCCGCGGGCGGTGCGGCCCTCGGTTTCGGCCTCGCCCCCGTCCACGACACGGTCCCGCGCGCGCTGGTCGCCGCGTGCGACGCGTACGGCCTGCCGCTGCTGGAGGTCCCGCCCCAGACGACCTTCTCGGGAGTGGCCCGCGCGGTCTGGCAGCTGATGGCACAGGCCCGCCTGGCCGAGCTGCGCCGCGTCACAGAGGCTCAGCAGAGCCTCGCGGCGGCCGCGTCCCGTCCGGACCCGGTCCCCTCGGTCCTGCGCCGACTGGCCCAGCGGCTGAGCGGCAACGCCGCCCTCTACGGACCCGACGGCACCGTGATCGCGGCAGCGGGCCGGGAGCCGTCCGAGCAGGTCAAGGAGGCGCTTTCGGGGCTGACGGCAGTCGTACGGCCACCGGGCCGGACGAGCTCCACGCCGGACCAGGATCCGGACGGCGCCCCCCGCCACGCCCCCTCCTCCGCCACCGACACGCTCGCCGACACCCACCTGGCCGCCTACGCACTGGGATCCGGAGACGGGTTCGTGCTCGGGGTGGCCAGCACGGGACGTGAGCCGGGCGATCACACCATCGCCTCCGTCGCCGCCGTCCTGCTGTCACTGCTCACCGGCGAGCACCACAGCGGTGCCGGTGCCGCACGGTCCTCCGCGCTCGTGCGGCTGCTCCTCGGCTCGCCCCCGGAGGAGGTGGCACCGCTCGTCGGAAAGGGGCCCTGGCTCGTGGTGCACGCGCGGCCGGAGGCCCAGCCGCCGGACGCCCTGGCCGCCGCGGCGCTCGGGGCGGCGCTGGGCTCGCCGCTGGTCGACCTCGCCCGGGACGTCGTACGGGTGCTGGTGGCCGCCGGGCGCGAGCCGGCGCCGCAGCCGGGCTGGACCCTCGGGGTCAGCGCGGCCGTCGGCCCGCGGGAGTGGCCCGCGGCCGACACCCAGGCGGCGCGCGCCCTGGCCCGCGCCCGCGCCACCCGCACCGCCCTGGCCCGGCACGGCGCCCGGCCGGGCCTTGAGGACCTGGTGCCCCCGGCGGACGCCCGAGCGCACGCCCGGGCGCTGCTCGCACCGCTCGCGGACCGGCCCGCGCTCGCCGACACTCTGCGGACCTGGCTGTCCCTGCACGGCAGTTGGGACCGTACGGCGGTGGCCCTGGAGGTGCACCGCAACACCGTGCGGCAGCGGATCGCCCGCTGTGGAGCGCTGTTGGACGCCGACCTGGACGATCCGGACGTGCGGATGGAGCTGTGGTTCGCACTGCGGCATCACTGA
- a CDS encoding thiamine pyrophosphate-binding protein has product MTHDHDLVLRPTEAQISTALNPPPGRIGGDLVVETLAGLGATTVFGLPGQHALGMFDALRRSALRHVGLRVENNAGFAADAYGRMTGEAAPLLLSTGPGALTSLAALQEAAAASAPVLAISSQVPTAGLGGGRHGYLHELPDQTASFRGVVKSVHTVRTQSQIPSAIAAAWKSALTAPHGPVWVEIPQDVLLAPTTLPVVTAPDATPEDLVPRPELTAVAAHLLSRAERPAIIAGGGVVRSDASGKLKALAERLDAPVVTTFGGKGAFPWNHPLSLQSWLEDRHTTDFLEDADVLLVVGSGLGELSSNYHTFKPRGRVIQIEADLGKLESNHPALGIHADARLALQALLETVEERTDESAPERVRDLLSRVSQRIAAQELTLEQDVLAAVRRALPADSPSFWDMTILAYWAWSAFDPRGANTMHSAQGAGGLGYGFPAALGAAAADPTCPVLAVSGDGGALYSIAELATARQYDLPVTWLIVDDGGYGILREYMTDAFGQATATELTRPDYVALAESFGVPGVRTTAESLEADLAKALTSPGPSVVVLPAVLRMFAPTHLG; this is encoded by the coding sequence GTGACCCACGACCACGACCTGGTACTCCGTCCGACCGAAGCGCAGATCTCGACCGCGCTGAACCCTCCCCCGGGGCGCATCGGCGGGGACCTGGTCGTGGAAACGCTGGCGGGGCTGGGCGCGACGACGGTCTTCGGCCTGCCCGGCCAGCACGCGCTGGGCATGTTCGACGCCCTGCGCAGGTCCGCTCTTCGCCATGTGGGCCTGCGGGTGGAGAACAACGCGGGTTTCGCGGCGGACGCGTACGGCCGTATGACCGGCGAGGCGGCCCCGCTGCTGCTGTCGACGGGCCCGGGAGCCCTGACCTCGCTGGCGGCCCTCCAGGAAGCGGCCGCCGCGTCCGCCCCGGTCCTGGCGATCAGCAGCCAGGTACCGACGGCGGGACTGGGCGGCGGCCGCCACGGCTACCTCCACGAACTCCCTGACCAGACGGCCTCGTTCAGGGGTGTGGTCAAGTCCGTCCACACGGTCCGCACCCAGTCCCAGATCCCCTCCGCGATCGCGGCGGCCTGGAAGTCGGCGCTGACGGCTCCGCACGGCCCGGTGTGGGTGGAGATCCCGCAGGACGTACTGCTCGCTCCGACCACGCTGCCGGTGGTGACGGCGCCGGACGCGACCCCGGAGGACCTGGTCCCGCGCCCCGAACTGACGGCGGTGGCGGCGCACCTGCTGTCGCGGGCCGAGCGTCCGGCGATCATCGCGGGCGGCGGGGTCGTACGCTCCGACGCCTCGGGGAAGCTGAAGGCGCTGGCCGAGAGGCTCGACGCACCGGTGGTCACGACCTTCGGCGGCAAGGGCGCCTTCCCCTGGAACCACCCCCTGTCCCTCCAGTCGTGGCTGGAGGACCGCCACACCACGGACTTCCTGGAGGACGCGGACGTCCTTCTGGTGGTCGGCTCGGGCCTCGGTGAACTCTCCTCGAACTACCACACGTTCAAGCCCCGGGGCCGCGTGATCCAGATCGAGGCGGACCTGGGCAAGCTGGAGTCCAACCACCCGGCCCTCGGCATCCACGCGGACGCCCGCCTGGCGCTGCAGGCCCTGCTGGAGACGGTGGAGGAACGGACCGACGAGTCGGCGCCGGAGCGGGTACGGGACCTGCTGTCCCGGGTTTCGCAGCGCATCGCCGCCCAGGAACTGACCCTGGAACAGGACGTGCTGGCGGCCGTCCGCCGCGCCCTGCCGGCCGACTCACCGTCCTTCTGGGACATGACGATCCTGGCGTACTGGGCCTGGTCGGCGTTCGACCCCCGCGGCGCGAACACCATGCACTCGGCCCAGGGCGCCGGCGGCCTCGGCTACGGCTTCCCGGCGGCGCTCGGCGCGGCGGCGGCCGACCCGACGTGCCCGGTGCTGGCGGTGTCGGGCGACGGCGGAGCCCTGTACTCGATCGCGGAACTGGCGACGGCTCGCCAGTACGACCTGCCGGTCACCTGGCTGATCGTCGACGACGGCGGCTACGGCATCCTCCGCGAGTACATGACGGACGCCTTCGGCCAGGCGACGGCGACGGAGCTGACGCGTCCGGACTACGTGGCCCTGGCGGAGTCCTTCGGCGTCCCCGGCGTCCGCACGACCGCCGAATCCCTGGAGGCGGACCTGGCGAAGGCCCTGACCTCCCCGGGCCCGTCGGTGGTCGTCCTCCCGGCGGTGCTGAGGATGTTCGCGCCGACGCACCTGGGTTGA
- a CDS encoding TetR/AcrR family transcriptional regulator has product MVTRTDAPTRREQILKEAARLFAERGFHGVGVDEIGAAVGISGPGLYRHFPGKDAMLAELLVGISGQLLTGAKRRLAEADGQMSASALLDSLIEGHIDFALDDRPLITLHDRELDRLRDSDRKLVRQLQRQYVELWVEVVREVYPELTEPAARSAVHSVFGLLNSTPHLGRAGTLPGRGVTAALLHRMARGAFAAAGAAQG; this is encoded by the coding sequence ATGGTCACCAGAACCGACGCCCCCACCCGACGCGAGCAGATCCTCAAGGAGGCCGCCCGGCTCTTCGCCGAGCGCGGTTTCCACGGTGTCGGCGTGGACGAGATAGGAGCGGCGGTCGGCATCAGCGGCCCCGGCCTGTACCGGCACTTCCCGGGCAAGGACGCGATGCTCGCGGAGCTGCTGGTCGGCATCAGTGGCCAGCTGCTGACCGGGGCCAAGCGGCGCCTGGCGGAGGCCGACGGGCAGATGAGCGCCTCGGCGCTGCTGGACTCGCTCATCGAGGGGCACATCGACTTCGCCCTGGACGACCGTCCCCTGATCACCCTGCACGACCGCGAGCTGGACCGGCTGCGCGACAGTGACCGCAAGCTGGTGCGCCAGCTGCAGCGGCAGTACGTCGAGCTGTGGGTCGAGGTGGTGCGGGAGGTGTATCCCGAGCTGACCGAGCCGGCCGCCCGCTCGGCCGTCCACTCGGTCTTCGGTCTGCTGAACTCCACCCCGCACCTGGGCCGGGCAGGGACGCTTCCGGGGCGCGGCGTCACGGCGGCCCTGCTGCACCGGATGGCGCGGGGAGCGTTCGCGGCGGCGGGCGCGGCCCAGGGCTGA